The nucleotide window CCAGAAGGCAGTTCTTATTCGCACGTCCTTTTGATTTCCCGTTTGTAATTCCTCTCTCCCCCAAATACCATGCCGATGCGGCGCCATCTCGACCTCACCCGCGCCGCCATGCCGCCGCGGCGCTGGCCGGCGGCGCCGCCTCCCGCCTGCGCCTTCTCCGCCGCGGCGCCGTCCGCCAAAACCACCGTGCAGCTCGCCCACCTCGCGCACCTCCCGTCCTCCCTCCCGCCGCCGTCCCACTGCACCGTCACCCCGCCCGTGCAGCCCTGGCCGCGCCGCCTCACTCCCCGGAGCTTctcccgcctcctcctccgcctcccgaCCCCTCAGCTCGCCGTGCTCGCCTTCCGCCACGCGCTCTTCCGCGCCACGCCGCCCCTGCCCCCATCCATCCCCGTCTTCGCCGCGGTGCTCTCTCGCCTCGCCGGCGCCCCCCCGGACCTGCTGCCGCCGGTCCTCTCCGCCCTCCGCGCCGCCCGCCTCCCGGCCTTCTCCGACCGCGCCTTCCTGCCCCTCCTCCGCGCGCTCCCGCCGCTCCCCTCCCTCcgcctcttcctctccctcccgTCCTTCAACTCCCACCCCTCCGTGCGCTCCTTCAACGCGCTCCTCCACTCCCTCGTCGccgcgcgccgcctccgcctcgccgccgccctctTCCGCGCCGCGCCCACCAAGTTCTACATCACGCCCGACCTCGTCTCCTGCAACATTCTGCTCAAGGGGCTCGTCGGCGTCCGCGACCTCGATGCCGCCCTCAAGGTTCTCGATGAAATGCCCGGGTGGGGGATCGTCCCTGATGTCGTCACCTACACGACGGTTCTCTCCGCATACTGTGCCAAGGAGGATCTCAAGGGCGCACAGAAGCTATTCGATGATATTATTGCCGGTGGGCGTGTGCCAGATGTTACGATGTACACGGTGCTCATCGGTGGGTACTGCCGGACCGGGAAGATACAGGATGCAGCTAGGATTATGGACGAGATGGAGGCAGCTGGGGTGCAGCCGAATGAGGTTACGTATTCAGTCGTGATTGAGGCATGCTGTAAGGAGGGGAAATCTGCCGAGGCGTGCAATCTAATGGGCGAGATGCTTGGGGCAGGTTACACACCAGACACACCACTGGCTGCTAAGGTGGTCGATGTGCTGTGCCAGGACGGAAAGGCAGACGAAGCACACGGAATGTGGAGATGGATGGTGAAGAAGAACGTCCCACCAGATAACACAATCACGAACACACTGATCTATTGGTTATGCAAGAGCGGAATGGTTCGGGAGGCAAGGAAGCTGTTTGATGAGCTCGAGAAGGGGTACAAGCCAAGCTTACTGACTTATAACTCGCTTATTTCCGGATTATGTGAAAATGGGAAGTTACAAGAGGCTGGGCAGGTGTGCGATGACATGGTTGAACGGAGATATGAGCCAAATTCCATGACTTACGAGGCCTTCATCAAGGGATTTTGCAAAATTGGGAAACCAGATGAAGGGGCCGCAGTATTTACTGAGATGGTGACCAAAGGGTGCACCCCAAGCAAGGTTCTTTACCAAGTTTTGGTTGATAGCCTTTCTGAGCCAATACACGACGATATTATTGGCAAAATTGTTCAAACTGCTGCCTTAAGTGGTGGGGATTTCTTGGATGGGGATTCTTGGGAGCTCTTTATCAGGAGAGTGTTAGATACTAAGAGTGATGCTTGGAACAAGCATCTCAACTCAGTGCTAGATACATAACCATAAGGTGTGGTGTGCAGACTATGGCTGAAAGCCCCAAACTGATCATTGTATTCTGAATAAATTTCTCAAggaagttgatgccttgatgccaCTAGTCTTCCACTGTAACAACTAACAACTTCTCTGGAAACGTCTTCCACTATAACTAACATGGTCAGTAGCACACTGATCTATTGATTGTGCAAGAATAGAATGTTTGTGAAGGTGAGGAGGCTGTTTGATGGGCTCATGGAGGGGTCCATATCAAGCTTTTTGATTTGTAGCTCACTTAGTATCAAATTGTGTGAAAATAGGGAGTTACAGGAGGCTTGGGTCATGTGAAAACTGTTCAGATTACCGTCGCAAGAATAAGATTGGAGAATATTTGAGGCACTGGAGCTGCTAATTGTTAGCAACAAAACTTTCTGGATGAATAGTGTAGAGTTAAATGGTGTTCTTGGTTGCTCAGCTAAAACCCCATTATTACTCTGTATTCAGTTCTCATTTCCTTGTCATTGCCTCTGCAACTCAGATCTTCCTGGCACATTGTATTTCTGCAGTGTAGAAGAGGATGTGGTCCATGGCTTGCCCTATATTGAAGTACTTTGTGAGAGACCTTCAATCCTCATGGTCACTGGTGGAAACTGCTGGGCTGTGGTGAGGGAAGGGAAAGGCAACAGAGAGGAAGATGGCGGTGATTCTGACGACCATTTAGAGTTATCTCTGGCGGTATTGTTGTTGATGATGATAGTGTATTCCTCTTAGTTTTGTGAAACATATGTTATAAAAAGGTCCCTAGTGATCAGAAGCACGTATATGATTCTGCTCCCTGTCAGCAGCTCAGCTCTTGCTTCAACCTGATGAATTGCTCTTGTAAGCTCAATGTCGTAGAAGCTTCCCACGGATTTATCTCAACTACAGGAGGAACTGGTAAAATATCTTTGTTCCCTATTTGTACCTTGATCAACATAATCTACAGTTTTTCAGACTGAAACTGTCAACAGCTAGAGTTCTGCTTACCAAGCTACCTGCATTTGCAGCAGTAGGACAATTTAATTTCTGTTATCCAAAGGGATGCCCTTAACTTGGAGCCAGACCACATCCAAATCCCTAGTAGAATAATAAGAAGTAAACCATATGTTGTGGGACTAAAAAGTAGGACGTTTCATTCAAGTTAAGTCAATTTTTGATATGTTGTTTATTCATTTATCAAGCTTCCTGAGAACTAGTGTAATTTTTTGTTTGTAGGTAAGTACAGATGTGATTCTGCTTCACATCCTGGGTACAAGTCGGTCAGGACTGTCCCAACTGAATTATTTTTAACTGAACTTTATCGGCAGAGCGAGTAATGTCCATCATCTCTGGCTCCGATAGTCTGATGCCTGCTCAAGTGCGCATGGACTGTCCAGCGGC belongs to Triticum urartu cultivar G1812 chromosome 7, Tu2.1, whole genome shotgun sequence and includes:
- the LOC125519700 gene encoding pentatricopeptide repeat-containing protein At5g16420, mitochondrial-like encodes the protein MPMRRHLDLTRAAMPPRRWPAAPPPACAFSAAAPSAKTTVQLAHLAHLPSSLPPPSHCTVTPPVQPWPRRLTPRSFSRLLLRLPTPQLAVLAFRHALFRATPPLPPSIPVFAAVLSRLAGAPPDLLPPVLSALRAARLPAFSDRAFLPLLRALPPLPSLRLFLSLPSFNSHPSVRSFNALLHSLVAARRLRLAAALFRAAPTKFYITPDLVSCNILLKGLVGVRDLDAALKVLDEMPGWGIVPDVVTYTTVLSAYCAKEDLKGAQKLFDDIIAGGRVPDVTMYTVLIGGYCRTGKIQDAARIMDEMEAAGVQPNEVTYSVVIEACCKEGKSAEACNLMGEMLGAGYTPDTPLAAKVVDVLCQDGKADEAHGMWRWMVKKNVPPDNTITNTLIYWLCKSGMVREARKLFDELEKGYKPSLLTYNSLISGLCENGKLQEAGQVCDDMVERRYEPNSMTYEAFIKGFCKIGKPDEGAAVFTEMVTKGCTPSKVLYQVLVDSLSEPIHDDIIGKIVQTAALSGGDFLDGDSWELFIRRVLDTKSDAWNKHLNSVLDT